A window from Diachasmimorpha longicaudata isolate KC_UGA_2023 chromosome 5, iyDiaLong2, whole genome shotgun sequence encodes these proteins:
- the LOC135162972 gene encoding intermembrane lipid transfer protein Vps13-like: MFEGAVAAFLNRLLGRYVEDLDTEQFNGGIFSGDTYLTDLKLKPEALYQLGLPIRIEIGIVGKVSLKIPWAGLFSQPIILNIEDIYIVAVPAMSGNYDEVVQKRLMRATKRKLLEDLEGDSLLHSGLPSGLLDTLMGSLIKNFQITVTNVHIRYEEKFSCSSSIACGLCIQSFSIATTNNKWKPGVTPPTSTSIYQLIRVESLSLYLNPNGSPSLEFYPNSWDFQSLVEWKAVMHRSLRTFSINSEDFEFLIKPFTTKIKVIVNQSNTGQPSRMLVDIVLQDVAMQLSESQFSSFCKLWRSLQQGPVERNRLIQQSHPTCLIREDARAWWKYSMTAVLEQNIRPYTWEYVKNHRRNYRKYKETFMEALIRPNDTELKLDLQKYEDCLTILNIIIAREEGKIELKKRMPDCVTVESLNSNIRLLVNLERLQELSGVPISPKSLKNHCEELAKLKLEPIPRSIERKYNFTLANWSLSLLTNDTNAREREILVVTMGQFLMSIETRPQLAAFKVSARAESLVIEGASSIENDLVPLVTADNILTGNTASNFLAIDFERNPKDSDFNYDITVRLEAFEVTYHDFAIREIVNYFKRNKSNVSHLMWSMQKVYGRTRERLMGIIGSVMSRRLRVNLKLDIKGPYVVFPDGGSLQQPLCGNIILMDLGRLSLKTELQAPEVQLEDATLMELEELLYDRIHIVLSDSQVLICHSGDDWRESRNLKDSEFHIVPKIHANITISISIKPDYRLLPRLKLNITVSTIKLNVSKHKLVCLNDFMTQVSIPHPHDLEDFRKSLLKVKEDSSECLAMSSRELTKIRTIVALASFVIIRKKSDYAINGIDQLITDSEKSVVSSSEFSEEDLEQWIRSINLSGFDDNISPHNNVNMLLRIMIGELSVHASYSRSNTPDGSNCHNRDKPYLILRLCTIYLESALMEYGPAFQFGIGTIVLADKTNAGITGSYLELISGDGAYDVVGVAYRKVRANCPDFKTHFKSIEQSLVINTRNINVVFHKQAFVKLSDYVEDLMHIPYSYNAGKIPSLVEVVRYIRGLFKKREVDPPVPAGAIKLSYSARLNSLLLKLCTKDTDLLEIKVNSVESDCIYNANERMILRAHVGGISIEDLSDITLYTKILTTEDDKLLDLKYVRHAPKLYSSKLSSDMNLADAQGGDDVKTDGSFKLSFGKINFVLLSEVFRNCRHFGEPFAHLVRAIFPNGISRIFVNWSIEELRKSPTKLHISIDVQGPTFMFPQKRDAPNALVIDLGLLTIENFFKRNRSDEIVVDNLLLKLEAVMVSRAIMTLAGVLKIQEPILEHVEMRLDVKRNIECRRGGAQVYGLCEVVGSVEQLIINLSQKDLGAILNIWEDNLGKIMRVRGEEGSGGEHCESYYAGDATMRKLEVFFTNEEHPVCEVNMKVSFDGLQINLFSDSDEILSSPVRDLNNGLGKLNLGEVTLAFELYSNRSMIMKVSLRTCTLEDTRKKSAVIRKIIQSPAKSAGLNFDSVISVSEPPVFDFTFTQAPAGDKCIDMLIEETRINLSIPFFLQLTKYFVESLPTEQIDKGVVNEAYEGNTHTDVNDKSRTKPPQLIIQQPNDLEEQSGTSVSIRIRKPEVLLFGDLMASNAHAILVQAELMIESSKHLGSSSIVCSLSNVCAKSKSQERFRRQPPQWVLKPCDIDICTTEKSTDDQGQIMLDVSSVDVHLSAGTVCTLSQILRDASEILKIIDAKFENKNDSSEIIGYGDLWSPKKIFSSPYRGNSNGHWEVLSPPLPPIEDPAVNLIKILSLKPFEVHVILEMEDTVERIPMVKAEIELGASITSVNSTYKFDSSFKIHAFCYNASRGSWEPFIELCTKDDVTYYPWELSIKVYQAESHELNSCLNQTNNNNNNHSKNPMRRSTPKKKRMGNHISNDDDPSNEDMLFIHPDTAQTTSKISLHEYSFEHDEDSDSNDDDGPDKLVRSFSHLFTNDETDDDDDTNSDTSSKCEDEGLELTPEHVATRKFSYTSIKPATRTLTEPSPIANYIIISADDRINFTVTQNTIAILDIILNIFTKNKTGIPIVPTNAGKLSLMNEIGHSSRIELIAEEKGNDTIGRILASKDYNPLDSPESVPSTPDSELCMSEHFMESAFRDDSAATATSLNGPVIFPDDSPVHIYNSMTEESLRIHLDSFEDTMIYCPKWQGYKLIRLRPTKNGITYHLIVEVSTDHHLHRTITVRPPLQIKNETCYALGLYYRKKIAEELKLDSYLDGETSNPFDDSMRMTVIEPHDTYNVPMYIIYHFSIHLAPVHFTKFEVSPVGISWKELSEHMNVPKDIYCTSSSSLFGVKVFCSENSKYSKYQWANSGQVPQYLITIVPPLVFDNKLPFVVDINVPSIDYEVRIEPGQRINVYNIRCDADTTVNFKIQNYLGSQWAGTFKLNSELERKLVKMFADGETDAVWRPFVLCVELNKITSWTVVIYSEYWIINKTGLPLKIQETLSNTVEIPDEELIVFSQRKNRRKPVMLKIHQSDWSLPFSLDAINSMSLIACKDIERKRKYRILTEIVASSLSPTFTKIITFLPYFFIKNNTKRALRFMEENEDADLWNDLMPGQGTAFWPYTDSLKMRVKWKNSQLVSQHFNLTSVGKILLRMENGSALGVDVGGGDNSPFCITFERYTSGDAPVRVDNLCEDLFLKMNQADLGQVALLSPYQSLLYTWDDPTESRELIWNVYISKTKGYPAMFDTDGFGQEIVTFRTLKKFPGMVYSSKTKVKTTRRSKKLSKKSKADSTDKSICIDFPEDSSSDTTSDDEETPPDDVMSVEKIQKNKTIIYWVSYMEKRQRVLTFTQDEHMFYRMKSVVEPEYSKTEIFLALSGLGVSLVADDCTVSKTSSRELAYASITDSSAHWELDIGKRWKSLTLELNAWLEDKYKTSAESAKLDNSIDVNFTKMHITKPFFGKLRRTYCPGMWLHIRRSNSLTYLQGYVHRLQVDDQKNDSVFPIVLRPGIKRCLGNSLGGSRMKHSVEFHLLKQTRASSNVFKRIHLVVREFHVNLQEEFFVGLVKELMPKRIDNTKTSLAGRLKADLANVYVPLGGGEGKKPWGKGDIIEHVYVAPIKLHVKLLASADGRAADGGVDYCGGFEEVFAYASKGTFLKQAEFRLPHCERFHVRMGVGELWADVWKSWKAEWRHQFNVSVQGMTVLGNPFSYNFKAPGNAFYDTDGLHLQGDETAEKLAHNISCLLGYSSLDTLQIPLINLGLLEQEAQRARPKVTRFESTDTPLSAITLDRSYSIGVELEMSGLIVKPTDNTHQEELKYSLKELGKGILSLTKLEDGKSSLRIQPGLILDTIKRAQERGYNFVSRIRFPRYINPYSAVELYSTYKARGMYLLNTVTKSEYQNSETYWAHAALSNDGKHIALVSLQKIYLLEKRCSIWASWNVAWSIETKELTEAPTIEGNKLILHVNKVLQNQIMSQSSPDWYMECNDITTLEWLSKKINTAMILNLINSRCRTI, from the exons ATGTTCGAGGGGGCGGTGGCAGCTTTTCTTAATCGTCTCCTTGGGAGATACGTGGAGGACCTTGATACGGAACAGTTTAATGGAGGGATATTCTCTGGTGATACGTACCTGACGGATCTCAAGCTGAAACCAGAGGCATTG TATCAGCTTGGGTTACCAATTAGAATAGAAATTGGTATTGTTGGAAAGGTATCGTTGAAGATACCATGGGCTGGTCTATTTTCTCAACCTATTATTCTAAATATAGAG GACATATATATAGTGGCAGTGCCAGCAATGTCCGGCAACTACGACGAAGTAGTACAAAAGCGTTTGATGCGTGCGACAAAGCGCAAGCTCCTGGAGGACCTAGAAGGTGACAGTCTCCTGCACTCGGGTCTGCCATCGGGCCTTCTGGATACACTCATGGGTTCCTTAATAAAGAATTTTCAGATAACCGTCACAAACGTTCACATAAGATACGAGGAGAAGTTCTCCTGCAGCTCGAGCATAGCTTGTGGTCTGTGTATTCAGTCCTTCTCGATAGCGACGACAAACAACAAGTGGAAGCCCGGGGTGACGCCGCCCACGTCGACGTCGATCTACCAGCTGATCCGGGTTGAGTCGCTATCGCTGTACCTCAACCCCAATGGCAGTCCCTCACTCGAGTTTTACCCCAATAGCTGGGACTTCCAGAGCCTCGTTGAGTGGAAAGCTGTGATGCACAGATCGTTGCGAACGTTCTCCATCAACAGCGAGGACTTTGAGTTCCTCATCAAGCCTTTTACCACAAAAATCAAGGTGATTGTCAATCAGAGCAACACGGGACAGCCCTCGCGAATGCTGGTGGACATTGTCCTACAGGATGTGGCGATGCAACTGTCGGAGAGCCAGTTCTCCAGCTTCTGTAAGCTCTGGAGATCCCTCCAGCAGGGGCCCGTGGAGCGTAACAGACTTATCCAACAGTCCCATCCCACATGCCTGATCAGGGAGGACGCACGTGCTTGGTGGAAATACAGCATGACAGCTGTTCTCGAGCAAAACATCCGGCCTTACACCTGGGAGTACGTCAAGAACCATCGGAGAAACTACAGAAAATACAAGGAGACCTTCATGGAGGCCCTCATCAGGCCAAACGATACAGAATTAAAACTGGATCTCCAAAAGTACGAGGACTGCTTGACCATTCTGAACATTATAATCGCCCGTGAGGAGGGGAAGATCGAGCTGAAAAAGCGAATGCCCGATTGCGTTACCGTGGAAAGCCTCAACTCAAATATCAGACTCCTGGTGAATCTCGAGAGACTGCAGGAATTGTCTGGGGTCCCCATCAGTCCCAAATCACTGAAGAATCACTGTGAAGAATTGGCGAAGCTCAAACTTGAGCCAATACCAAGGTCCATCGAGAGGAAGTACAATTTCACCCTTGCCAACTGGTCTTTGAGTCTTTTAACCAACGACACCAACGCCAGGGAAAGGGAGATTCTCGTGGTGACGATGGGACAGTTCTTGATGAGCATTGAAACGCGCCCTCAGCTAGCGGCATTCAAGGTGTCAGCGCGGGCTGAGAGTCTCGTTATCGAGGGGGCTTCCTCAATTGAAAACGATCTGGTTCCACTGGTAACGGCTGACAATATACTCACCGGGAATACAGCCTCCAACTTCCTCGCCATTGACTTCGAGAGAAATCCCAAGGACAGTGACTTCAATTATGATATAACCGTGAGGCTCGAGGCCTTCGAGGTGACCTACCACGACTTTGCGATCAGGGAGATCGTCAACTACTTCAAACGAAATAAGTCCAATGTCAGTCACCTGATGTGGAGTATGCAGAAGGTGTACGGAAGGACGAGGGAGAGACTGATGGGGATAATAGGATCAGTGATGAGTAGAAGACTTCGAGTAAATTTGAAGCTCGACATCAAAGGCCCGTATGTGGTATTCCCGGACGGAGGGAGCCTCCAACAGCCCCTCTGTGGCAACATAATCCTGATGGATCTAGGTCGCCTAAGCCTCAAGACAGAGCTGCAGGCTCCGGAGGTGCAGTTAGAGGATGCGACACTCATGGAGTTAGAGGAGCTCCTATACGACAGAATACACATCGTTCTATCCGACAGCCAAGTCCTGATCTGCCATTCTGGAGACGACTGGCGCGAATCCCGAAATCTCAAGGACTCGGAATTTCATATCGTCCCGAAGATCCATGCCAACATCACCATCTCCATCAGCATCAAGCCTGACTACCGTCTCCTACCGAGACTCAAGCTTAACATCACTGTGTCGACAATCAAGCTGAATGTCTCCAAGCACAAGCTAGTGTGTCTCAACGACTTCATGACCCAAGTCTCAATTCCCCATCCCCACGACCTCGAAGACTTCCGGAAGAGTCTTCTGAAAGTGAAGGAGGACAGCAGTGAGTGTCTTGCCATGTCCTCCAGGGAGCTAACGAAAATCCGGACGATAGTGGCACTTGCATCATTCGTAATTATCCGCAAGAAGTCGGACTACGCAATCAATGGTATTGATCAGCTGATAACGGACTCAGAGAAGAGTGTCGTTTCCTCCTCGGAGTTCAGCGAGGAGGACTTGGAGCAGTGGATCAGGTCCATCAATTTGTCGGGCTTCGATGACAACATCTCCCCTCACAACAACGTCAACATGCTCCTGAGGATTATGATAGGGGAGTTATCGGTGCACGCGAGCTACTCCCGTTCAAATACGCCGGACGGATCCAACTGTCATAACCGGGACAAGCCGTACCTAATCCTTCGTCTGTGCACGATCTACCTTGAATCGGCGCTCATGGAGTACGGCCCAGCCTTTCAGTTTGGAATAGGGACAATTGTCCTCGCTGACAAGACCAACGCCGGCATCACCGGTTCCTATCTAGAGTTGATATCAGGAGACGGGGCTTACGACGTCGTTGGAGTTGCTTATAGAAAGGTTAGGGCCAACTGCCCGGACTTCAAGACCCActtcaagagcatcgagcagtcGCTGGTGATCAATACGAGGAACATCAATGTTGTCTTTCACAAGCAGGCTTTTGTCAAGCTCAGTGACTACGTGGAGGATCTCATGCACATTCCGTATTCCTATAACGCCGGGAAGATTCCCAGTTTGGTAGAGGTAGTGAGGTATATCCGGGGACTGTTCAAGAAGAGGGAAGTGGACCCGCCAGTGCCGGCTGGAGCGATCAAGCTCAGTTACTCGGCGAGGCTCAACAGCTTATTACTTAAGCTCTGTACGAAAGACACTGATCTTCTGGAGATTAAGGTAAACAGCGTCGAGAGCGACTGCATTTACAACGCCAATGAGAGGATGATACTGAGGGCTCATGTTGGGGGGATCTCCATCGAGGACCTCAGTGATATTACTCTTTACACGAAGATCCTTACCACCGAGGACGACAAACTACTGGATTTGAAGTACGTCAGACATGCCCCCAAGTTGTATTCATCGAAACTCTCGTCTGACATGAACTTGGCCGATGCTCAGGGTGGCGATGATGTAAAGACGGATGGAAGCTTCAAGTTGTCATTTGGAAAGATTAATTTTGTGCTGCTGTCAGAGGTCTTCAGAAACTGTAGGCACTTCGGCGAACCCTTTGCACACCTTGTGAGAGCAATATTTCCCAACGGAATCTCCAGAATTTTCGTCAACTGGAGTATCGAGGAACTCAGGAAGAGCCCGACCAAGCTGCACATCTCCATCGATGTTCAGGGACCGACGTTCATGTTCCCACAGAAGAGGGATGCCCCCAATGCTCTTGTTATCGACCTTGGATTACTAACCATTGAGAATTTCTTCAAGAGAAACAGAAGCGACGAAATTGTTGTGGATAATCTTCTTCTGAAGTTGGAAGCTGTCATGGTGTCCAGAGCCATCATGACTTTGGCGGGGGTGCTCAAGATTCAGGAGCCTATTCTCGAACATGTTGAG ATGAGGCTCGATGTTAAAAGGAACATTGAGTGTAGGCGGGGAGGTGCACAGGTGTATGGGCTGTGCGAGGTTGTCGGTTCAGTGGAACAACTGATCATAAATCTCAGCCAGAAGGACCTGGGGGCAATCCTCAACATCTGGGAAGATAatctgggaaaaattatgaggGTGCGAGGCGAGGAGGGATCTGGAGGAGAACACTGCGAGAGTTACTATGCAGGTGATGCCACCATGAGGAAGCTCGAGGTGTTCTTCACCAATGAGGAACATCCAGTCTGCGAAGTGAACATGAAAGTCTCCTTCGATGGGCTGCAGATCAATCTCTTTTCGGATTCCGATGAG ATATTGAGCTCGCCAGTGCGAGACCTGAACAATGGTCTAGGGAAGCTGAACCTAGGAGAGGTGACATTGGCCTTCGAATTGTACAGCAATCGAAGTATGATTATGAAAGTCTCTCTGAGGACTTGCACCCTGGAAGACACTCGAAAGAAATCAGCAGTCATTAGAAA AATCATTCAATCGCCGGCAAAATCAGCTGGTCTGAATTTCGATTCCGTGATCTCTGTGTCAGAGCCACCAGTCTTCGACTTCACCTTCACTCAGGCTCCAGCGGGTGACAAATGCATTGACATGCTAATCGAGGAGACCCGCATAAACCTCTCGATTCCATTTTTCCTGCAGCTCACCAAGTACTTCGTGGAGTCCCTTCCCACCGAGCAGATAGACAAGGGAGTCGTCAATGAGGCATACGAGGGGAATACTCACACCGATGTAAATGATAAATCGAGGACCAAACCCCCGCAGCTGATCATCCAGCAGCCGAATGATCTAGAGGAGCAGTCGGGAACATCGGTGTCCATTAGAATCAGAAAACCAGAAGTCCTGCTTTTTGGGGACCTCATGGCCAGCAATGCCCACGCTATCCTAGTCCAGGCCGAGCTTATGATTGAGAGCAGCAAGCACTTGGGCTCGTCCTCAATCGTCTGCAGTTTGTCTAATGTCTGCGCGAAGAGCAAGAGCCAAGAGCGATTCCGAAGACAACCGCCTCAGTGGGTTCTCAAGCCCTGTGATATCGATATATGCACGACGGAGAAGAGCACGGATGATCAGGGACAGATTATGCTCGATGTCAGCTCAGTTGATGTTCATCTTTCGGCTGGAACTGTTTGCACCCTGAGTCAG ATCCTGAGAGATGCATCCGAAATACTGAAAATCATTGACGCCAAATTTGAGAACAAGAATGATTCTTCAGAAATTATTGGGTATGGCGATCTTTGGTCCCCCAAGAAGATCTTTTCATCCCCGTACCGGGGAAATTCGAATGGAC ATTGGGAGGtgctctctccacctctccctCCCATCGAAGATCCAGCCGTGAACTTGATAAAGATATTGAGCCTTAAGCCCTTCGAGGTGCACGTAATCCTGGAAATGGAAGATACCGTCGAGAGAATTCCGATGGTGAAAGCAGAGATCGAGCTCGGGGCTTCTATCACATCCGTCAATTCCACTTACAAGTTTGATTCTAGTTTTAAAATTCACGCATTCTGCTATAATGCGAGTCGAGGTAGTTGGGAGCCTTTCATCGAGCTCTGCACTAAGGATGACGTTACTTATTATCCCTGGGAGCTGTCAATAAag GTATATCAAGCCGAGTCTCACGAGCTCAACTCCTGCCTCAATCAgaccaacaacaacaacaacaatcaCTCCAAGAACCCAATGAGACGATCGACTCCCAAGAAAAAGCGAATGGGCAATCACATCTCTAACGACGACGATCCGAGCAACGAAGACATGTTGTTCATTCACCCAGACACAGCTCAGACAACCTCAAAAATCAGCCTTCATGAGTACAGTTTCGAGCACGACGAGGATTCGGACTCCAACGACGACGATGGCCCGGACAAACTCGTCCGAAGCTTTAGCCACCTCTTCACCAACGACGAGACCGATGATGACGACGACACAAACTCCGATACATCCAGCAAATGCGAGGACGAGGGTCTCGAATTGACGCCTGAACACGTCGCTACCAGAAAATTCTCATACACCTCGATAAAACCTGCTACGAGAACACTGACCGAGCCCTCACCCATTGCCAATTATATAATCATCAGTGCTGATGACAGAATTAATTTCACTGTTACTCAGAATACAATAGCAATACTTGATATTATATTGAATATATTCACGAAGAATAAGACAGGAATTCCTATTGTCCCAACAAACGCTGGGAAATTGAGTCTCATGAATGAGATTGGACACAGCAGCAGGATTGAATTAATTGCTGAAGAGAAG GGAAATGATACCATCGGTCGAATTCTCGCGTCCAAAGACTACAATCCCCTGGACTCTCCGGAGAGTGTACCCAGTACGCCGGACTCTGAACTCTGCATGAGCGAGCACTTCATGGAGTCAGCATTCAGGGATGACTCCGCCGCGACAGCAACGAGCCTAAATGGTCCAGTGATATTCCCCGACGACTCTCCAGTGCACATCTACAACAGTATGACGGAGGAGTCCCTGAGAATTCACCTAGATTCCTTCGAGGATACAATGATCTACTGCCCAAAGTGGCAAGGCTACAAGCTCATTCGCCTTAGACCCACCAAAAACGGGATAACGTATCACCTGATCGTGGAGGTCTCCACGGATCACCATCTCCACAGGACCATCACCGTACGTCCCCCATTGCAGATAAAGAACGAAACGTGTTACGCTCTGGGGCTCTATTACAG aaaaaaaatagccgAGGAATTGAAGCTGGACAGCTACCTCGATGGCGAGACCTCAAATCCCTTCGACGACAGCATGCGGATGACGGTGATCGAGCCCCACGATACCTACAACGTTCCCATGTACATCATATATCACTTCAGCATCCATTTGGCTCCCGTGCACTTCACCAAATTCGAAGTCTCCCCCGTCGGCATCTCCTGGAAGGAGCTCTCAGAACACATGAACGTCCCCAAGGACATCTACTGTACCTCTTCGTCATCCCTCTTCGGTGTGAAGGTCTTCTGCAGTGAGAATTCGAAATACTCGAAGTATCAGTGGGCAAATTCTGGCCAAGTGCCCCAATATCTCATCACCATTGTGCCCCCTCTTGTCTTTGACAATAAGCTGCCATTCGTGGTTGACATCAATGTGCCATCTATCGATTACGAAGTGAGGATTGAACCTGGACAACGTATCAACGTCTACAATATTAGGTGTGATGCCGACACAACAGTGAACTTCAAGATTCAAAACTATCTGGGGTCCCAGTGGGCAGGaacatttaaattgaattctgAATTGGAGAGGAAACTCGTGAAGATGTTTGCAGACGGTGAGACTGATGCTGTCTGGAGGCCTTTCGTCCTCTGCGTCGAGTTGAACAAGATCACCAGCTGGACAGTGGTCATTTACTCCGAATATTGGATCATAAACAAGACAGGATTGCCCTTGAAGATCCAGGAGACGTTGTCCAATACCGTTGAAATTCCGGACGAGGAGCTTATCGTATTCTCCCAGAGGAAGAACAGACGTAAACCCGTGATGCTAAAAATCCACCAGTCTGACTGGTCCCTGCCGTTCAGCCTCGACGCCATAAATTCCATGTCCTTGATCGCTTGTAAGGACATCGAACGCAAGAGGAAGTATCGCATTCTCACGGAAATTGTCGCATCCAGCCTCTCGCCAACCTTCACCAAGATCATCACGTTTCTCCCTTACTTCTTTATCAAGAATAATACGAAACGAGCACTGAGGTTCATGGAGGAGAACGAGGATGCCGATCTGTGGAATGATCTGATGCCGGGACAAGGGACTGCCTTTTGGCCCTACACCGATTCCCTGAAGATGAGGGTCAAGTGGAAGAACAGTCAGTTGGTCTCTCAACATTTTAATCTGACAAGTGTCGGGAAAATCCTTCTGAGGATGGAGAATGGATCGGCTTTGGGTGTGGATGTCGGCGGAGGAGATAATTCACCGTTCTGCATCACATTCGAAAG GTACACTTCAGGAGACGCTCCAGTACGAGTTGACAATCTGTGCGAGGATCTCTTCCTAAAAATGAATCAAGCAGACCTGGGTCAGGTGGCCCTCCTCAGCCCTTACCAGAGTCTCTTGTACACCTGGGACGACCCCACCGAGTCCCGTGAGCTCATCTGGAACGTCTACATTAGTAAAACAAAAGGCTACCCGGCGATGTTCGATACCGATGGTTTCGGCCAGGAAATCGTCACCTTCAGAACCCTCAAAAAATTTCCCGGGATGGTCTACTCCTCGAAGACCAAAGTAAAAACAACGCGACGTAGTAAAAAGCTCAGTAAAAAATCTAAAGCAGATTCAACCGACAAGTCTATTTGCATTGATTTTCCGGAAGACAGCAGCAGCGATACAACTTCAGACGACGAAGAAACTCCTCCAGACGATGTAATGTCTgttgagaaaattcaaaagaacaAAACCATCATCTACTGGGTCAGCTACATGGAGAAGAGACAACGAGTGTTGACCTTCACTCAAGATGAGCACATGTTCTACAGGATGAAGTCAGTTGTGGAGCCCGAATACAGTAAAACCGAAATCTTCTTGGCCCTCTCGGGACTGGGTGTCAGTCTCGTTGCTGACGATTGCACAGTATCGAAGACCTCCAGTAGAGAACTGGCATATGCCAGTATCACAGACTCCTCCGCTCATTGGGAGCTCGACATCGGTAAACGATGGAAGTCGTTGACTCTAGAGCTCAATGCCTGGCTCGAGGACAAGTACAAGACATCAGCAGAGTCAGCCAAACTGGACAACTCCATTGACGTCAATTTCACGAAAATGCACATTACAAAACCCTTTTTCGGTAAACTCAGGAGGACCTACTGTCCAGGGATGTGGCTGCACATCAGGAGGTCCAACAGCCTAACTTACCTGCAGGGATACGTCCATCGGTTGCAGGTGGACGATCAAAAGAATGATTCGGTATTTCCAATTGTCCTGAGACCTGGAATCAAAAGATGTTTGGGAAATAGCCTGGGTGGAAGCAGAATGAAACACTCGGTAGAATTTCATTTGCTGAAGCAAACGCGGGCCTCGAGCAATGTCTTCAAAAGAATTCATCTGGTCGTGAGGGAGTTCCACGTGAACCTCCAGGAGGAGTTCTTCGTGGGTCTCGTCAAGGAGCTCATGCCAAAGAGAATTGACAACACGAAGACTTCCCTAGCCGGGAGGCTCAAGGCAGATCTGGCGAATGTTTATGTTCCTTTGGGGGGCGGTGAGGGAAAGAAGCCCTGGGGGAAGGGGGATATCATTGAACATGTCTACGTCGCGCCGATTAAGCTGCATGTGAAGCTCCTGGCGTCTGCGGACGGGAGGGCGGCAGATGGAGGAGTGGATTATTGCGGGGGTTTTGAAGAGGTGTTTGCTTATGCCAGCAAGGGGACGTTTCTGAAACAGGCTGAGTTCCGGCTACCGCATTGTGAGAGGTTCCATGTAAGAATGGGAGTCGGTGAGCTGTGGGCGGACGTCTGGAAGAGCTGGAAGGCCGAGTGGAGGCATCAGTTCAATGTCTCCGTGCAGGGGATGACGGTGCTGGGAAACCCTTTCAGTTATAACTTCAAAGCACCCGGAAATGCATTCTATGATACTGATGGG CTTCATCTCCAAGGTGACGAAACAGCAGAGAAATTAGCCCACAACATCTCCTGCCTCCTCGGCTATTCAAGTCTGGACACCCTCCAAATTCCTTTGATCAatctgggcctcctcgagcaggAGGCCCAACGTGCCAGGCCAAAGGTTACACGTTTTGAGAGCACTGACACACCCCTATCAGCCATTACTCTCGATCGTTCCTACTCGATAGGAGTTGAACTCGAAATGTCTGGGTTAATAGTCAAGCCAACGGACAATACTCATCAAGAGGAGCTCAAGTACTCGTTGAAGGAGCTTGGCAAGGGTATCCTAAGCCTTACGAAACTCGAGGACGGTAAATCGTCCCTCAGAATTCAGCCTGGGCTCATCCTGGACACGATAAAACGCGCCCAGGAGAGAGGCTATAATTTTGTATCCAGAATTCGCTTCCCACGTTACATTAATCCTTATTCAGCAGTCGAATTGTATTCGACTTACAAAGCGAGGGGAATGTACCTTCTCAACACTGTTACGAAGAGTGAATACCAAAATTCAGAGACTTATTGGGCGCATGCTGCACTCTCCAACGATGGCAAGCACATTGCTCTCGTCTCACTCCA aaaaatttaccTTCTCGAAAAACGATGCAGCATATGGGCGTCATGGAATGTCGCGTGGTCCATAGAAACTAAGGAATTAACTGAGGCACCCACGATCgaaggaaataaattaattcttcatgTAAATAAAGTGTTACAG AACCAGATAATGTCCCAATCATCTCCAGACTGGTACATGGAGTGTAATGACATAACGACCCTGGAATGGCTCTCCAAGAAGATAAATACTGCCATGATCCTGAATCTGATAAATTCTCGATGCAGAACAATCTGA